The following coding sequences lie in one Thermomicrobium sp. 4228-Ro genomic window:
- the pdo gene encoding protein disulfide oxidoreductase codes for MPILSASDQDYLRHVFAERLRDPVTIELFTQRVTQISIPGYECATCRETNQLMEEVAGLSDKITLQMFDLLQEAERAKQAGVEEIPAIILKGHNKGTVRFIGVPAGYEFATLIEDIIDVSRGTTELTPLSRETLAKLVQPVHIKVFVTPTUPYCPSVARLAHMMAIESEKVTADVVEVSEFPHIAQRYRVFAVPKVVINESLEFEGARPEAAFVAMVESVAGTVPPAESEPEGGSSPDR; via the coding sequence ATGCCGATCCTTTCAGCGAGCGATCAGGACTATCTCCGGCACGTCTTTGCCGAGCGCCTGCGCGATCCGGTCACGATCGAACTGTTCACCCAGCGGGTGACGCAGATCAGCATCCCTGGCTACGAGTGCGCGACCTGCCGGGAAACCAATCAGCTTATGGAGGAGGTTGCCGGACTCTCCGACAAGATCACCCTGCAGATGTTCGACCTTCTCCAGGAGGCCGAGCGAGCCAAACAGGCTGGCGTCGAGGAGATACCGGCCATCATCTTGAAGGGTCACAACAAGGGGACCGTGCGCTTCATCGGCGTGCCCGCTGGCTACGAGTTCGCGACCTTGATCGAAGACATCATCGACGTGTCGCGTGGGACGACCGAACTCACTCCCCTGAGTCGCGAGACATTGGCCAAGCTGGTCCAGCCGGTCCATATCAAGGTGTTTGTCACACCTACCTGACCCTACTGTCCCAGTGTTGCCAGGTTGGCGCACATGATGGCGATCGAAAGCGAGAAGGTAACCGCTGACGTCGTCGAGGTGAGCGAGTTCCCACATATCGCGCAGCGGTATCGCGTCTTCGCCGTACCCAAGGTGGTCATCAACGAGTCGCTGGAGTTCGAGGGCGCGCGACCGGAGGCCGCCTTCGTCGCGATGGTCGAATCGGTCGCCGGGACCGTCCCGCCAGCGGAGAGCGAGCCGGAGGGCGGATCATCGCCGGATCGATGA
- a CDS encoding DUF72 domain-containing protein — translation MGRLLIGTSSWTDHEGFYPPGIESRERLQFYARYFPIVEVNSTYYAIPSRRVVQGWVERTPPDFVFDVKPPRQLTATPEQPGGEAPAPDADVAKRFLDAIEPLIASGKLGAITFQFPPSYRNTEEHREYLRLLPELFPGLLISVEFRRRDWLDVRHREETLALLREAGLAYTMVDEPQVGVGCVPPIYAITNPRLAVVRFHGRNAETWYRFTGKTGERFNWEYRPEELREWTPKLQRARKEAQDVHVFFNTNYGNQGPRNAMLLMDLLGLEHPPLPGLEPGQ, via the coding sequence ATGGGACGTCTCTTGATCGGAACATCGTCCTGGACCGATCACGAAGGCTTCTATCCGCCGGGGATCGAGTCGCGGGAACGGCTGCAGTTCTATGCACGCTATTTTCCGATCGTCGAGGTCAACTCGACCTACTACGCGATCCCTTCCCGGCGAGTCGTCCAGGGATGGGTGGAGCGCACACCGCCCGATTTTGTCTTCGACGTCAAACCACCTCGGCAGCTCACGGCGACCCCCGAACAGCCGGGTGGCGAAGCACCGGCACCCGACGCCGATGTCGCGAAACGCTTCCTCGATGCGATCGAGCCGCTCATCGCGAGCGGCAAGCTCGGTGCCATCACGTTTCAGTTCCCGCCGTCCTATCGGAATACCGAGGAGCACCGCGAGTACTTGCGGCTTCTGCCGGAACTCTTCCCCGGTCTGTTGATCTCGGTCGAATTCCGCCGGCGCGACTGGTTGGACGTGCGCCACCGCGAGGAAACGCTGGCGCTGCTCCGCGAGGCGGGCCTCGCCTATACGATGGTCGACGAACCGCAGGTCGGTGTGGGATGCGTCCCGCCCATCTACGCGATTACCAATCCGCGTCTTGCCGTCGTCCGCTTCCACGGCCGCAATGCCGAGACCTGGTACCGCTTTACCGGCAAGACAGGGGAACGCTTCAACTGGGAGTATCGCCCGGAAGAGCTCCGAGAATGGACTCCCAAGCTGCAGCGCGCCCGTAAGGAGGCGCAGGACGTCCACGTCTTCTTCAATACCAATTACGGGAACCAGGGGCCGCGGAACGCCATGCTCCTGATGGATCTCCTGGGCCTCGAGCACCCACCGCTTCCGGGGCTGGAACCCGGTCAGTGA
- a CDS encoding LysR family transcriptional regulator, which yields MDVSLRQLQVFRAVARHRSFSRAAEELVISQPAVSAQIKALEQVLHVPLFQRTSRGVELTEAGRQLLPYAERMLDLLEEAITAVHELRAAQRGRVRVAASTTAGIYVVPKALGAFHRAYPGVELSLDVLNRYAVHQRLLAGDADLAIMGLIEDPQDLEIAEFLPNELVVIASPRHPLARRHQIPLDEIAREPFLVREIGSGTRSDTERIFAEAGLPLRVAMELRSNGAIKQAVAADLGVAIMPRDAIGLELETGRLVVLDVQGFPVRRWWSLVRRASRPVSPAADALWHFLLQYRLQPH from the coding sequence ATGGATGTGAGTCTGCGTCAGCTCCAGGTGTTTCGGGCAGTGGCCCGCCATCGGAGCTTTTCGCGGGCGGCTGAGGAGCTGGTCATCAGCCAGCCTGCGGTCTCAGCACAGATCAAGGCGTTGGAGCAGGTGTTGCACGTCCCGCTCTTCCAGCGAACCAGCCGCGGCGTGGAACTCACCGAGGCTGGCCGGCAGCTGCTTCCGTATGCGGAACGCATGCTGGATCTCCTGGAAGAAGCGATCACCGCAGTGCACGAACTGCGGGCAGCGCAGCGCGGTCGCGTCCGCGTGGCTGCGAGTACGACCGCCGGCATCTACGTCGTGCCGAAAGCACTCGGCGCGTTCCACCGCGCTTACCCTGGTGTCGAGCTATCGCTCGACGTTCTCAACCGGTATGCAGTCCACCAGCGGTTGCTCGCTGGCGATGCCGATCTCGCGATCATGGGACTCATCGAGGACCCTCAGGATCTGGAGATCGCCGAGTTTCTTCCCAACGAGCTGGTGGTGATCGCTTCGCCGCGCCATCCGCTCGCCCGGCGGCATCAGATTCCGCTCGACGAGATCGCCCGCGAACCGTTCCTCGTCCGTGAGATCGGATCCGGCACGCGCTCTGATACGGAACGAATCTTCGCCGAAGCGGGCCTCCCGCTGCGCGTCGCCATGGAGCTCCGGAGCAATGGCGCGATCAAGCAGGCGGTAGCGGCTGACCTCGGTGTCGCCATCATGCCGCGCGACGCGATCGGTCTGGAACTGGAGACCGGACGTCTCGTCGTTCTTGACGTGCAGGGTTTTCCGGTTCGCCGCTGGTGGTCACTGGTGCGTCGCGCTAGCCGACCGGTGTCGCCAGCTGCTGATGCCCTCTGGCACTTCCTCCTGCAATATCGGCTCCAGCCTCACTGA
- a CDS encoding isocitrate lyase/PEP mutase family protein — protein sequence MWSLPQPPVAPDELRETPLLPPGFKVPASRWTHPSTRLRQLLDTLPYVFAPGVFDPHAAELVMYYGFPAVYFSGYSFAIGHLGTTDMDLYSSVEIADGARRIVSALRKFQLTMAVGDPEKGIPPRHLHIPPVVADMDTGYGNIFNVQRTTELYVTAGVAGAHIEDQVMPKRCGHIAGKALIPAQEMVGKLKMMRAVASDLGNPDFVIIARTDGVSAVDAPESKRGLPLAIERALRYLDSGIPDLVWCEFPTSERGPLETFVEEVRKRFPDARFAFNWSSSFKWFTDPDPISFRELGEMGVRFVFITLAAQHAMGLGFSELLQDLAQRQEQAYIDLQKREWAPGTDFPTRSHHFFSGVPYHHLLGQVYDAPRLGTQFEGDLPEEAVV from the coding sequence ATGTGGTCGCTGCCTCAGCCACCGGTCGCTCCTGACGAGCTTCGCGAAACGCCCCTCTTGCCGCCCGGATTCAAGGTTCCCGCATCGCGTTGGACCCATCCCAGCACGCGCCTGCGCCAGTTGCTCGACACGCTCCCGTATGTCTTCGCCCCCGGCGTCTTCGATCCGCATGCTGCCGAACTCGTGATGTACTACGGCTTCCCAGCGGTCTACTTCAGCGGCTACTCCTTCGCGATCGGCCACCTGGGAACGACCGACATGGATCTCTATTCCAGCGTCGAAATCGCTGACGGTGCCCGACGGATCGTGTCCGCACTCCGCAAGTTCCAGCTGACCATGGCCGTCGGCGATCCCGAGAAGGGAATTCCTCCCAGGCACCTACATATTCCACCGGTCGTCGCCGACATGGACACTGGCTACGGCAATATCTTCAACGTCCAACGGACCACCGAACTGTACGTCACCGCCGGAGTGGCCGGAGCGCACATCGAGGATCAGGTGATGCCCAAGCGGTGCGGCCATATCGCGGGCAAAGCCCTCATTCCTGCCCAGGAAATGGTCGGCAAGCTCAAGATGATGCGCGCGGTGGCCAGCGATCTCGGTAATCCCGATTTCGTGATCATCGCCCGCACGGACGGTGTTTCGGCTGTCGATGCGCCGGAATCGAAGCGTGGCCTCCCGCTCGCCATCGAACGGGCGCTCCGCTATCTCGACAGCGGCATTCCCGATCTCGTCTGGTGCGAGTTCCCCACCTCGGAGCGCGGGCCGCTCGAAACCTTCGTCGAGGAGGTGCGCAAGCGCTTCCCGGATGCCCGTTTCGCCTTCAACTGGTCGTCGTCGTTCAAGTGGTTCACCGATCCCGACCCGATCAGCTTCCGCGAGCTGGGCGAAATGGGCGTGCGCTTCGTCTTCATCACGCTCGCCGCACAGCACGCGATGGGCCTCGGTTTCAGCGAGCTGCTCCAGGACCTCGCGCAGCGGCAGGAGCAAGCGTACATCGACCTCCAGAAGCGCGAGTGGGCACCCGGCACCGACTTCCCGACCCGCAGCCATCACTTCTTCTCCGGCGTTCCCTACCATCATTTGCTCGGGCAGGTGTACGACGCACCACGGCTGGGAACGCAGTTCGAGGGGGACTTGCCCGAGGAAGCGGTCGTGTAA
- the aceB gene encoding malate synthase A: MGQEVRVVGPVTEEFAEILTEPALDFVAALHREFNPRRLELLERRAERQRAIDAGKFPDFLPETAHIRESEWRAAPAPPDLEDRRVEITGPVDRKMMINALNSGARVFMADFEDALSPTWANVVQGQINLRDAVRRTISFESPDGRIYRLAEKTATLVVRPRGWHLVERHVLVDGEPISASLFDFGLYFFHNAHELLARGSGPYFYLPKLESHLEARLWNDVFNFAQDRLGIPRGTIRATVLIETILAAFEMDEILWELRDHAAGLNAGRWDYIFSVIKKFRRHREFLLPDRAQVTMTVPFMRAYTELLVRTCHRRGAHAIGGMAAFIPSRRDPQVNEVALTKVREDKEREANDGFDGTWVAHPDLVPVAMEVFDRILGEKPHQKERLREDVRVTARDLLDVRVPGGRITEAGLRNNVSVALQYLDNWLRGQGAAAIFNLMEDTATAEISRAQLWQWRYHRAELDDGRPVTAELYHQIRDEELAKLGGEQAGRLREAREILDQLVLADDFVDFLTYLAYDYID; this comes from the coding sequence ATGGGTCAGGAAGTGCGCGTCGTCGGCCCGGTCACCGAGGAGTTCGCCGAAATCCTCACCGAACCGGCGCTCGACTTCGTCGCTGCCCTCCACCGCGAGTTCAACCCCCGTCGACTCGAGCTCCTCGAGCGGCGTGCCGAACGACAACGCGCCATCGATGCCGGGAAGTTTCCCGACTTCCTGCCCGAAACCGCCCACATCCGCGAGAGCGAGTGGCGGGCCGCTCCCGCACCGCCTGACCTCGAAGACCGCCGCGTCGAGATCACGGGTCCAGTCGACCGCAAGATGATGATCAACGCCCTCAATTCCGGTGCACGGGTTTTTATGGCCGATTTCGAGGACGCCCTCTCTCCGACCTGGGCCAACGTCGTGCAGGGCCAGATCAATCTGCGCGACGCTGTCCGCCGGACGATCAGCTTCGAGAGTCCCGACGGACGGATCTACCGTCTGGCCGAGAAGACGGCGACCCTCGTCGTCCGCCCGCGCGGCTGGCATCTGGTCGAGCGCCATGTGCTCGTCGACGGGGAGCCGATCTCGGCGAGTCTGTTTGATTTCGGCCTCTACTTCTTCCACAACGCACACGAACTCCTCGCTCGTGGCTCGGGCCCGTACTTCTACCTTCCCAAGCTCGAGAGTCACCTCGAGGCGCGCCTCTGGAACGACGTCTTCAACTTCGCCCAGGATCGGCTCGGGATCCCACGCGGCACGATCCGCGCGACCGTCCTCATCGAAACGATCCTGGCAGCCTTCGAGATGGACGAGATTCTCTGGGAACTGCGCGACCATGCTGCTGGACTCAATGCCGGTCGCTGGGATTACATCTTCAGCGTCATCAAGAAGTTCCGTCGCCACCGGGAGTTTCTCTTGCCCGACCGCGCGCAAGTCACGATGACGGTTCCCTTCATGCGCGCCTATACCGAACTCCTGGTGCGCACCTGTCATCGTCGCGGCGCCCATGCGATCGGCGGCATGGCCGCGTTCATCCCCAGTCGCCGCGATCCGCAGGTCAACGAAGTCGCGCTCACCAAGGTTCGCGAGGACAAGGAGCGCGAGGCGAACGACGGCTTCGACGGAACCTGGGTCGCTCACCCTGATCTTGTCCCGGTTGCCATGGAAGTCTTCGATCGTATCCTCGGCGAGAAACCCCACCAGAAGGAACGGCTACGTGAAGACGTGCGCGTGACCGCTCGCGACCTGCTCGACGTGCGCGTACCGGGTGGGCGGATCACTGAGGCAGGTTTGCGGAACAACGTCAGCGTCGCGCTGCAATACCTGGATAACTGGTTGCGTGGCCAGGGGGCCGCGGCGATTTTCAACCTGATGGAAGATACCGCGACCGCCGAGATCTCGCGGGCACAGCTCTGGCAGTGGCGCTACCATCGCGCCGAGCTGGACGACGGCCGTCCGGTGACCGCGGAACTCTACCACCAGATCCGGGACGAGGAACTCGCCAAGCTGGGCGGAGAGCAGGCTGGCCGACTCCGCGAGGCCCGCGAGATCCTCGACCAGCTGGTGCTCGCGGACGACTTCGTCGACTTTCTGACCTATCTGGCCTACGACTACATCGACTGA
- a CDS encoding NUDIX hydrolase translates to MQFVEHPEPTTDPQDEPFDVLAEDGSLVGLVMPRGEVHRLGLWHPAFHLWIVSWEGDQFRVLLQRRSWTKDTMPGKVDVSVGGHFRAGEYLPAAPHAERPRRAVLRELREELGLDVEPEAVHWLGRRWSVGTGPGVIDREIQELYACSMACLPARILADHREVSTVYAVSSHDLRLLLTEAQDEANGSVLWQAGGELDRSARSHARLRRDDLIPGRRGYWLAMLTTLERWLRGEKTEPLILRA, encoded by the coding sequence GTGCAGTTCGTGGAGCACCCAGAACCGACGACCGACCCCCAAGACGAGCCGTTCGATGTCCTGGCGGAAGACGGATCGCTGGTGGGACTGGTCATGCCTCGCGGGGAGGTCCACCGCCTCGGCCTGTGGCATCCGGCTTTCCATCTCTGGATCGTGTCATGGGAAGGCGACCAGTTCCGTGTGCTGCTCCAGCGCCGGAGCTGGACGAAAGATACGATGCCCGGCAAGGTCGACGTGAGTGTCGGTGGGCATTTCCGCGCGGGCGAATATCTTCCGGCTGCTCCGCATGCTGAAAGGCCGCGGCGCGCTGTCCTCCGCGAGCTTCGGGAGGAACTCGGTCTCGACGTGGAACCCGAGGCGGTGCACTGGCTGGGCCGGCGCTGGTCGGTCGGGACGGGACCCGGTGTCATCGACCGTGAGATCCAGGAGCTCTATGCGTGCTCGATGGCGTGTTTACCAGCGCGGATCCTGGCGGATCACCGGGAGGTCTCGACTGTGTATGCGGTATCGAGCCACGATCTCCGTCTCCTGCTCACGGAGGCGCAGGACGAAGCGAACGGGTCGGTACTGTGGCAGGCGGGCGGGGAACTCGACCGTTCCGCACGCTCGCACGCGCGTCTCCGGCGGGACGATCTCATCCCAGGACGGCGAGGCTACTGGCTGGCCATGCTGACGACGCTCGAACGCTGGTTACGAGGCGAGAAAACCGAGCCGCTGATCCTGCGCGCGTGA
- a CDS encoding tRNA-binding protein, whose translation MEQKPFIDIDLFQRVDMRVGRIVAAEPFLEARKPSYKLTIDFGPLGLKRSSAAIRPWYDPEDLVGRLVVAVVNLPVRRVAGFPSEVLVLGAIQPDGRVILLQPDSEAALGSPIA comes from the coding sequence ATGGAGCAGAAGCCGTTCATCGATATCGACCTGTTTCAACGCGTCGACATGCGAGTGGGGCGCATCGTCGCGGCCGAACCCTTTCTCGAGGCTCGAAAGCCATCGTACAAGTTGACGATCGACTTCGGGCCGCTCGGCCTCAAGCGATCCTCGGCAGCGATCCGCCCCTGGTACGATCCGGAAGACCTGGTCGGCCGGCTGGTCGTTGCAGTGGTCAATCTCCCAGTGCGGCGTGTCGCCGGGTTTCCTTCCGAGGTGCTCGTCCTCGGTGCCATCCAGCCAGACGGCCGGGTCATCCTGCTCCAACCCGACAGCGAGGCCGCCCTCGGCAGCCCGATCGCGTAA
- a CDS encoding MFS transporter, with protein MNDRSSRRWLGLASLALGLAMIIVDATIVNVAIPSIIADLRLQLTDAEWVNTVYSLVFAALLVTVGRLGDLYGRKRIYLLGLALFVAASLLAASAPTGSLLIAARALQGVGAAMILPSTLSSVNAMFRGRERAIAFGIWGSVIGGMAALGPLLGGWLTTDFSWRWAFYINLPIGLVAGTVALLTVPETRDTRAARGLDPIGIGTSALGFAALVFGLIEGERYGWWRPTETFRIGSWEWPLQAVSPVPVALALAALLLPVFVLLELRRVRNGQPVLLDLRLFRYRSFRWGNLAALIVSLGEFGIVFVLPLYLQAVLGYTAFQTGQILLAVALGAFLGGPTAANLAQRFGARQVVRAGMLLEAAGLLLLVPFLAPDTHGWRLAPALFVYGLGVGLATAQLTSVILAEVPTAQSGQASGTQSTTRQVGAALGIAILGTILAATLASGTEMRLIERLGLPAEQAATLARATKQSAGQILVQFRTQPGSEAIVRAIEDAFTEAARRTAIVAAAFIAVGFVASWLIPDIRPGEEPATGTAPKEAAAEARH; from the coding sequence ATGAACGATCGGTCATCTCGACGCTGGCTCGGGCTCGCCTCGCTTGCGCTCGGTCTGGCGATGATCATCGTTGACGCCACCATCGTCAACGTCGCCATCCCCAGCATCATCGCCGACCTGCGTCTCCAGCTCACCGATGCCGAGTGGGTGAACACCGTCTACTCGCTGGTCTTCGCTGCGCTTCTCGTCACAGTCGGACGACTGGGCGACCTGTACGGACGCAAGCGGATCTATCTCCTGGGTCTCGCCCTCTTCGTCGCTGCCAGTTTGCTTGCGGCGAGTGCTCCCACCGGCTCTCTGCTCATCGCAGCGCGTGCTCTCCAGGGCGTCGGCGCCGCGATGATCCTCCCCTCGACCCTCTCCAGCGTCAACGCGATGTTCCGTGGTCGGGAACGCGCCATCGCCTTCGGTATCTGGGGCTCGGTAATCGGTGGTATGGCGGCACTCGGTCCACTCCTCGGGGGCTGGTTAACCACTGATTTCTCTTGGCGATGGGCCTTCTACATCAATCTCCCGATCGGCCTCGTGGCCGGAACCGTCGCCTTGTTGACCGTACCAGAGACGCGTGACACCCGAGCAGCGCGCGGCCTGGACCCGATCGGCATCGGGACCAGCGCGCTGGGCTTTGCAGCGCTGGTGTTCGGCCTCATCGAAGGTGAACGCTACGGCTGGTGGCGTCCGACCGAGACGTTTCGCATCGGTTCCTGGGAATGGCCTTTGCAGGCGGTATCACCCGTACCCGTGGCGCTGGCGCTCGCTGCACTCCTGCTTCCGGTCTTCGTGCTCCTCGAGCTGCGGCGCGTCCGGAACGGCCAACCGGTCCTGCTCGATCTCCGCCTCTTTCGCTATCGGAGCTTCCGCTGGGGGAACCTCGCAGCGCTCATCGTCAGCCTCGGCGAGTTCGGCATCGTCTTCGTGCTGCCGTTGTATCTCCAGGCCGTACTCGGCTACACGGCGTTTCAGACCGGACAGATCCTGCTCGCAGTCGCACTCGGCGCCTTCCTGGGTGGTCCCACAGCAGCCAACTTGGCGCAGCGGTTCGGCGCACGCCAGGTGGTCCGGGCTGGCATGCTGCTGGAGGCCGCTGGCCTGCTCCTGCTGGTCCCCTTCCTTGCCCCGGATACCCATGGATGGCGGCTCGCACCAGCCCTCTTCGTCTACGGACTCGGCGTCGGTCTCGCTACCGCGCAGTTGACCTCGGTGATTCTCGCCGAAGTCCCGACCGCACAATCCGGTCAGGCATCGGGGACTCAGAGCACCACCCGCCAGGTCGGCGCGGCACTGGGCATCGCTATCCTCGGTACCATCCTCGCCGCCACGCTCGCCAGCGGTACCGAAATGCGTCTCATCGAGCGTCTCGGTCTTCCCGCCGAGCAAGCGGCCACCTTGGCTCGTGCCACCAAGCAGTCTGCCGGACAGATCCTCGTCCAGTTCCGCACACAGCCGGGCAGCGAGGCGATCGTCCGCGCGATCGAGGACGCGTTCACCGAGGCCGCCCGCCGGACCGCCATCGTTGCGGCGGCCTTCATCGCTGTCGGTTTCGTCGCGAGCTGGTTGATTCCGGACATCCGACCGGGTGAGGAGCCAGCGACCGGCACCGCACCGAAGGAGGCGGCCGCGGAGGCACGACACTAG
- the uppP gene encoding undecaprenyl-diphosphatase UppP encodes MNVWQALVLGIVQGLTEFLPISSSAHLILVPWLLGWPEPGLAFNVALHLGTLTAVLAYFGRDLVRIARAWLVGLAQRQPFGSQEARLGWAILIGSVPAGVAGVLLNDVIDQYFHSGGGGASAIALTAVLLIGLGTALWLGERAGRQSRSLADLRLRDGFLVGLAQALALLPGVSRSGSTITASLFLDFQRASAARFSFLLGIPAIGGAGMLETMHLLRTGLPASERTLFLVGMVGSAVTGFLAIAFLLRFLQRHSTGVFVLYRFLLGACILVWLIAVR; translated from the coding sequence GTGAATGTCTGGCAAGCGCTCGTTCTGGGCATCGTTCAAGGACTGACCGAATTCTTGCCCATCAGTAGTTCCGCGCATCTCATCCTCGTGCCGTGGCTTTTGGGCTGGCCGGAACCGGGGCTGGCGTTCAATGTGGCGCTGCACCTCGGGACGCTCACTGCAGTCCTCGCGTATTTTGGGCGCGATCTCGTGAGGATCGCCCGGGCATGGTTGGTCGGCCTCGCCCAGCGTCAGCCGTTCGGCAGTCAGGAGGCACGGCTCGGCTGGGCGATCCTGATCGGCTCGGTACCGGCCGGCGTGGCGGGGGTTCTCCTCAATGACGTGATCGACCAGTACTTCCATTCCGGGGGCGGTGGGGCGTCCGCGATCGCCCTCACTGCCGTGCTCCTCATCGGCCTCGGTACCGCGCTCTGGTTGGGCGAGCGAGCTGGGAGACAGTCGCGATCCCTCGCCGACCTCCGGCTCCGGGACGGTTTTCTCGTCGGTCTGGCGCAAGCGCTGGCCCTCTTACCTGGCGTGTCGCGGTCCGGGAGTACGATCACGGCGAGTCTGTTCCTCGATTTCCAGCGTGCCTCTGCAGCCCGGTTTTCCTTTCTGCTGGGCATCCCGGCGATCGGCGGTGCGGGGATGCTCGAGACGATGCACTTGCTGCGCACTGGCCTTCCAGCGAGCGAGCGGACGCTCTTTCTCGTCGGCATGGTCGGGTCAGCCGTGACCGGCTTTCTCGCCATCGCTTTCTTGCTCCGCTTCCTGCAACGACATAGTACTGGGGTGTTCGTCCTGTACCGATTCCTGCTCGGTGCATGCATCCTGGTGTGGCTGATCGCTGTGCGCTAG
- a CDS encoding lysylphosphatidylglycerol synthase transmembrane domain-containing protein yields the protein MRRIGLGIVLSIVFLVLALRGQDYAALVAALRSASYGWLLPAVAVYFVGVVLRAIRWSILLSPVRSLSWRQLLPAVSVGYMANNVLPFRTGEIVRAYAVGRQFGVSKTATLATIVLERLLDGLTMLGFIVVAATAVALDSALQRVALVATVLFLPAFGLLIVAARSSRLLSLVLWLLRYMPAALRARVERMVRSGFSGVAVFRNSSALVQAIGLSVAAWLAEAAMYALVARAFALDLSLVLILLTTAVANLATLIPSSPGYIGPFEAGVLLVLAGVAGVPRPLAFSYAIVLHAALYLPITLVGLAFWSKLQLDWAVLRRARTEEVVPS from the coding sequence GTGCGACGCATCGGTCTCGGGATCGTGCTCAGTATCGTCTTTCTCGTTCTCGCACTGCGCGGCCAGGATTATGCCGCGCTGGTCGCGGCGTTGCGGAGCGCCTCCTACGGTTGGCTCCTGCCAGCCGTCGCCGTGTACTTTGTCGGTGTCGTTCTGCGGGCGATACGTTGGTCGATACTGCTTTCTCCCGTGCGATCCCTCAGCTGGCGGCAGCTCTTGCCTGCTGTGAGTGTCGGCTACATGGCGAACAACGTCTTACCTTTCCGCACTGGAGAAATCGTCCGAGCCTACGCTGTCGGTCGGCAATTCGGTGTGAGCAAGACCGCGACCCTCGCCACGATCGTGCTCGAGCGCTTGCTCGACGGACTGACGATGCTCGGGTTCATCGTCGTCGCGGCGACTGCCGTCGCACTGGACAGCGCGTTGCAGCGCGTTGCGCTCGTCGCTACAGTGCTCTTTCTTCCGGCATTCGGACTGTTGATCGTCGCCGCTCGTTCGAGCCGTCTTCTGTCACTCGTGCTTTGGCTCCTGCGCTACATGCCAGCAGCTCTGCGTGCCCGAGTGGAGCGCATGGTGCGGTCCGGGTTCAGCGGCGTCGCTGTCTTTCGGAACAGCTCGGCGCTCGTGCAGGCCATCGGTCTTTCGGTCGCAGCGTGGCTTGCCGAAGCTGCGATGTACGCACTGGTCGCCCGCGCGTTCGCACTGGATCTCTCGCTCGTGCTCATCCTGTTGACGACAGCGGTAGCGAATCTGGCGACGTTGATTCCGTCTTCTCCCGGCTATATCGGGCCCTTCGAGGCTGGTGTGCTGCTCGTTCTGGCTGGAGTTGCTGGGGTTCCTCGACCGCTCGCGTTCTCCTACGCGATCGTCCTGCACGCGGCGCTCTACCTGCCGATCACGCTGGTCGGGCTCGCTTTCTGGTCGAAGTTGCAGCTCGACTGGGCCGTTCTGCGTCGTGCCCGTACGGAGGAGGTCGTCCCTTCGTGA
- a CDS encoding ABC transporter permease: protein MRPDFTLANYLRLLTSPVYRGVLIRSLEIASVSTVIGLLLAYPVGYTIGFVVPRQRQALLLLLVILPFWTSYIVRTYGWIGFLQKDGFLDSVLSLLLPGRVELGLLYTRVAVIIGFVHVYLPLLILPIYASTQTLDPRLLEASADLGAPPWRTFLRVTLPLTLPGIVAGTTLFFIAVFGSFVTPQLLGGASDLMIGNLIADQFGEAFNWPFGAAMAIVITLVVSIGLFVFFRFARVEQLYG from the coding sequence ATGCGACCGGACTTCACTCTTGCGAATTACCTGCGTCTGCTCACGTCTCCTGTCTACCGAGGAGTCCTCATCCGTTCTCTCGAGATCGCCTCGGTGAGCACGGTCATCGGCCTGCTCCTCGCGTACCCAGTCGGGTACACGATCGGCTTCGTGGTGCCGCGTCAGCGACAGGCTCTGCTCCTCCTCCTCGTGATCTTGCCGTTCTGGACCAGTTACATCGTCCGCACCTATGGTTGGATCGGTTTTCTGCAGAAGGACGGATTCCTCGACAGCGTCCTCTCGCTTCTGCTTCCCGGACGCGTTGAACTCGGCTTGCTCTACACGCGAGTCGCCGTGATCATCGGCTTCGTGCATGTCTATCTTCCGCTGCTCATTCTGCCCATCTATGCCTCCACCCAAACGCTCGATCCTCGGTTGCTCGAAGCGTCGGCCGATCTCGGCGCACCACCGTGGCGTACTTTCCTCCGCGTCACGCTGCCGCTCACGCTTCCCGGCATCGTCGCCGGTACGACGCTGTTTTTCATTGCCGTCTTCGGTTCCTTCGTGACACCACAACTACTCGGCGGTGCCAGCGACCTGATGATCGGTAATTTGATCGCCGACCAATTCGGTGAGGCCTTCAACTGGCCGTTCGGGGCAGCGATGGCGATCGTCATTACCCTCGTGGTCTCGATCGGACTCTTCGTCTTCTTCCGATTCGCCCGAGTGGAGCAACTCTATGGCTGA